The genomic window AAAGCCAGGCTAtatgagaagggtccagctgcaggcttgggcgttcccgtcatgacacaaaaacgcccatcgggcgttcccgtcatgacacaaaaacgcccatcaggcgtGTCTGTAGCGTTTCATCCATCAATCACGAAGTGgtgagtttcgcaaggcatgctgggtatGCTACCCTTCCTTTTTTGGCGGTTTTACCCTTTACCTCGTCGTAGTATCTTTCCAGGAAAACTAAAAGCTTATGATGAGCGATTatgtcagtaagtatgatattgtttatttgacaacattggctGAAGTATTCTAATTTAAATCACTAATttagctgtggtatcgttgtatccgaattcgaatccgatataaatactcgtgacaagcatggttcggtaCTAGCAAATGCTATGCTATCTCGTCCATAAACGTAGCATATGCTAGCcagaaatcagcaacgtttgattaccaacgtttaggaaaacatgtacttttaattcacccttgggtgaaatcgaagcgtagtgtgtactgaatgcgtgttgatgatgatgcacttcttatgggGGGTAACTACATTGGCACGACACCGGCTCCATCTTCTGcgccacctttttaaataaatcgccgTTTCTCGTTTTCCGACGGCGACAACCATAAAACATATAAAGAAATTATAAAGATAAATATTTATGAAGAAATAAGAATTATTTACAGTCTAtggcgacaacaacacgactacAGTCCTTCTACTTCCGGCTCATGTGTGTAGGCTACTCCGATATGATGCTGGTATATGCAGGTAGAAAGTCGACTATGAACAAGTTATCTAGGTGTTATTATCCGATTTCGCTTGTCTGTTTATGTACCGGTTTTTATGCGAAGTAGATCGGTTAAAGGTGTTTAAATGCATTTTTCCAGGCCTGTTGAGGTCTTATTATTTACCCGAGTATGACTCTGCATGTATACGCACTGCATGTAAGAGACCTGACAGGAGCCACGCTGCTTCGTTATGGTGACGCAGTAGGTAGGGGCTAGGAGGGTGAGGAAAATGGAGCTTGGTTAATGTTGGTTAATGTTCTCCATATGTCTCTCTATAGCTACACTTGTCAATTTTGCCCAGCGGCCACAAGCCCCAGGCCACAAAATGTTCAAAGCAAGGATGCGTACTCCTCCACTGCCCCTTTTGCCCGCTTTATAAGGGTGTTTACTCAAAAGTGGAGACACACTTGCAGTCTCATCTAAAGACGGTGGTACTGCATGGAGGTATGTTTACTGCTCGCTGATTCATTGGTGATGATTAATAACCTTTGTGCTGACTTTAGTTATTAAAGcctggtgtgttttttttaacttcCTTTCAGAGTATGTAATGTATACCTGCAATTTGGGATGCAGAAATGACTCCCATTACCACTGCTGTGAGTGTAGTCTACTCttttcaagaaaaaaacaacttctTAAACACCTCATTACCTGCCACCCTAAGCCATCTGAAGGCCAACCTCACTCCCAGCCATCAGAAGGCCAACCACACTCCCAGCCATCAGAAGGCCAACCACACTCCCAGCCATCAGAAGGCCAACCACACTCCCAGCCATCAGAAGGCCAGCCATCAGAAGGCCAACCACACTCCCAGCCATCAGAAGGCCAACCACACTCCCAGTCATCACAAGGCCAAACACACTCCCAGCCATCAGAAGGCCAACCACACTCCCAGCCATCAGAAGGCCAGCCAGCAGAAGGCCAACCACACTCCCAGCCATCAGAAGGCCAACCACACTCCCAGCCATCAGAAGGCCAACCACACTCCCAGCCATCAGAAGGCCAGCCATCAGAAGGCCAGCCATCAGAAGGCCAGCCATCAGAAGGCCAGCCATCAGAAGGCCAGCCATCAGAAGGCCAACCACACTCCCAGCCATCACAAGGCCAAACACACTCCCAGCCATCACAAGGCCAAACACACTCCCAGCCATCACAAGGCCAAACACACTCCCAGCCATCACAAGGCCAAACACACTCCCAGCCATCAGAAGGCCAACCACACTCCCAGCCATCAGAAGGCCAGCCAGCAGAAGGCCAACCACACTCCCAGCCATCAGAAGGCCAACCACACTCCCAGCCATCAGAAGGCCAACCACACTCCCAGCCATCAGAAGGCCAACCACACTCCCAGCCATCACAAGGCCAACCACACTCCCAGCCATCACAAGGCCAAACACACTCCCAGCCATCAGAAGGCCAACCACACTCCCAGCCATCAGAAGGCCAGCCAGCAGAAGGCCAACCACACTCCCAGCCATCAGAAGGCCAACCACACTCCCAGCCAGCAGAAGGCCAACCACACTCCCAGCCAGCAGAAGGCCATCCACACTCCCAGCCAGCAGAAGGCCAACCAAACTCCCAGCCAGCAGAAGGCCCACTGCACTCTGTGGATGCCACGGTAGAAGTCCAGCACCCTGTGGAGGCTGGGGTAGAGCTTCAGCCACCAAAAAAAGCAGTTGGGCCACGTTCAAGGGTAATAAAGGTTAAGTGCACAAAGTGTAAGTTAGTGCTGAATAAAAGAAATTTAAAGCAGCATATGGCACGACGACACTCAACCATCAAGGACATTACAGCCAACCGTCATCTGGCCTGCCAACCAATTGAGATTGAAAGGGGAATATTTGCTGTTGTAAAGTCCTTCAACAGCAATAGTGCACCCATTCATGTACAGAAGAGGACGTCAGGGGCCAACCATCAAATCCGTTGTGAGCTGGATGCCTGTGTGCGCAACACTGAAGTCATGCACAGGAGTGGCTTAATATCCTTTGATTGTGTCCATCTGCAGTCGCTGCAATATTGCCCACCACCCCTCAGCCCTCTGCTTGAATTAAGGGAGGATGTGCTGAGGGACATTGTCAGTAGCAGGTGGTTCAGCGAGGATAGGAAAAGGGCATGTCTTTCAAAAAAGACAGCGGCAAACGCTGAAGGGATCCCCCTCAGTGTTGAGGTTGAGGTGGGAAGCTCTTCCTCAAGAAGATATGTTTCCATTTATGATGCAAATGTGTCTTACTATAACAAGTTCGGCAGAGTAATGGTCATGTTTGACGCAGCTAATAACACGTGGCATTGCCATTGTGTCAAGGCCAAACAGTCCTGTGTCCACAAAGCCATTGCAAAATGGCACTTTTTCCAGACAAGGAAGGAGCTCTTCACGGGAGATGAGAGCGAGGTTAGTCAAGAGAGTCAGGACTCTGAAGACCAGGTGGAAACAGTTACCTCAAAACATTTGCAGTATCCCCCTCGAGGTGAGGACTTGGAGAGAATTGTTCGGTACACCCAACACAAGAAAAGGATTCCTGCAGACTTGCCTGCAAAGGTGTATGGGTTGACAAGTGAGACGGAAGTGGTCAAACATCTGATACCCAAAGAGTGTGTTTGTCCAGAATGTCCTGCTGATCTTCCCCTTGGTGAACCCTTTATCATCAGTAGTTCAGCAAAAATTATTGCAGTCAAGGGCATCATTGAGGGTAGGTGTCACGTTTAAACTAGAATTGACAGTTATTCTTCCATACCAAGTTGTATTAACCACTACATGACCCAATGATGTACTTATGCGTTTCAGGTGTGACAACTTATGGGAAAAAATGCAGTAGATGTGGAATGGTGGTGCGGTACCAGGAGTGGGAGGATGGCTTGCATAATTTCAACGACAAAGTCATTCTAACCCTCCATTTTTGCTTGTATCTGCGGAACTGCCTCCAGGTCAAAGTCCAAGAATTCAATACGTGAAATTGTTTAAAAATGTGAACTTACTGCATGTTAAATACGTTAGGCATGTTAAATACGTTAGACAGTCATGACATTAGGCCACAACATATATAATTGGAACTTTCCCAATTGTACACTTGCATGGAATTACattttcaaatgtattattgaTGTTTTATTCCAGACTCACACAGCTCTGGGTCGTGCAATCGAGACATGGGAGCTGACGTCGGGACAGCAGTACCCAAACAGAAATAGCATTATTCACGGATACCTACATTTTGAAGCACTGACGGACCATGACTACAATTTTTCCTGTGTCCGCTGTGGACATCACCCTCCTGTGGTGGTAATGGATCTGCACAAGAGCTGTGTCTTCAGCTTGGCGGGTACGATACAGGTTGTATTTGCATGGTgaacccctccatccctccaggtGTATTGTCTAACCAAagtatattgatatttattttagtCAGTGAACTAGAGGATCCACCAGATGGCTTTGGAGGGGAGGTGGACATAGAAGAGTTCTGGGACTCTCTTAGTGTAGAGAGGATTGCACGTGGGTTTGTTCCAAGTAAgttttaattatgtttgtttATCATGTTGCCCGGAGAaatataattcattttattaccTTTTCGccctgtctttctcactctactTGTAAGAATTACATAGTTAGTTTCAAGCAATTAATGCAGACAATTTTTCTTTCAGGTGATCGGCAAAATCCCTTTGCTGTTAAACCTACGTACCACCAATGGGCCCCGTGGATTGGACCTCACACCCGCAAATCCAGCAAGGTGCTCAATACCGAGCATGAAAAGGTCCACAACACCAGGCACCCAAACGAACAGACAGAGATTGACATTACAGAGGACAGGCTACTAGATGAAATATCAAATTTGAAGGTAAACGGCTGTAtgtggtgtttttttgttgttgattattCTATTGAATCAATATAGccagtataaatgtgtttacagtgtacACCTTTATTTTGGCAATCTATTACAGGTCCATGCCATCCGAAAGCTGTGCAGGGAGTGCAGAATCGATTCAAAAGGTTCCAAAATGGATTTGATTCTAAGGCTTCGGGAAGAGATGAAAACCCGAAGCAAATATGATAAAATATTTCAAAAGGTTTGGGGAGCATCtggtaagtaaaaaaaaaaaaaaaaaaaaaatcccataaATGTGGATCTCTTCTCATTAGATTATTTGTATTTCCTTAAACAATCTTTTCCCCCTCAGGTGGCTGGGCTGTTGTTATGTGTCCCTGTGGACAGGTAGTATCTTTAAAGTGCAACATTCGGGCAGAAAGTCCAAGAGATTATGCAGATTTATTGCTGTCATGGAAGCACATGCCAAATGTTTCTATATATGACTTCGCGAGAGGACTGGCAGTGCATGCCAACCTCAGAGAACCTGAGAAGATCCCTTTCAGCCCTCATGAGGGTAGGCTATTGGACCCCAGCCCTGGAAACATACAGTGGGCAGCCAATGGTGGGACGGTTCATCTACCATGGCTCAACACAAAGAAGACTGTACCGGACCTGGGTGGCCATCCCCTGACTGGGTCAGCAGAGCACTATTGTCTGTATGACACTTTTCATGAGGGGAACACCAAAGATCCGAAGGATGTTCTCCGGAGGATCAAAATGGTTCCTGAACTGGCAGGGAAGATCAACAGCCAGGTTGCAGAGCAACTGTTTTCCACAATGAAGAAAAGCAATTATTATATGAACATGCTCTCACCATCGGCTCATGTCTTCCTGATGCGCAATGTAATACACAATTACAATCAGCGCAAAACCCAAAA from Gadus macrocephalus chromosome 4, ASM3116895v1 includes these protein-coding regions:
- the LOC132454879 gene encoding histidine-rich glycoprotein-like, whose translation is MTPITTAVSVVYSFQEKNNFLNTSLPATLSHLKANLTPSHQKANHTPSHQKANHTPSHQKANHTPSHQKASHQKANHTPSHQKANHTPSHHKAKHTPSHQKANHTPSHQKASQQKANHTPSHQKANHTPSHQKANHTPSHQKASHQKASHQKASHQKASHQKASHQKANHTPSHHKAKHTPSHHKAKHTPSHHKAKHTPSHHKAKHTPSHQKANHTPSHQKASQQKANHTPSHQKANHTPSHQKANHTPSHQKANHTPSHHKANHTPSHHKAKHTPSHQKANHTPSHQKASQQKANHTPSHQKANHTPSQQKANHTPSQQKAIHTPSQQKANQTPSQQKAHCTLWMPR
- the LOC132456282 gene encoding uncharacterized protein LOC132456282 translates to MCPCGQVVSLKCNIRAESPRDYADLLLSWKHMPNVSIYDFARGLAVHANLREPEKIPFSPHEGRLLDPSPGNIQWAANGGTVHLPWLNTKKTVPDLGGHPLTGSAEHYCLYDTFHEGNTKDPKDVLRRIKMVPELAGKINSQVAEQLFSTMKKSNYYMNMLSPSAHVFLMRNVIHNYNQRKTQKIMLELKKLVTPEMQLCFNVHGLAEFCASQPTELSPDSVVASSKPAEMEYSSDPDLSPPSKRKKLYK